A region of the Dyadobacter sp. CECT 9275 genome:
CCGGGTGCGTCAGGTATGGTATGGAGGAGATATTGAAACGGCAGAAAAACTCAGCCGGAAGTATGGGCTCGTTGTTATTTCGGAAATTGCTGCTCCTGCGAAGTTGCTGGACAAGGTGTTGCATGTTCCGAATTTTGTTTCTCTGATCATCCGGCTTCCCGCGGATTTGCCTGCCTATCTGATGAGCATATCGAGTACGACCAGGTATAATATCAAACAGCTTGAAAAGAAAGGATTTACCTATGAAACCTTGGCGGATCCATCCTGGGCTGGCTGCTTTTATAAGCAGTATTACAAACCTACAATGCTGAAAAGCCATGGTGACGAAGCTTGTATTCTGCCGCCTGATGTGATCAGGGAAAGGTTTGCTAAGCCGAGGGCGGAACTTGTTAAAGTCCATCTGAACGGCGTTTGTGTTGCAGCTGGGATCAACCAGCAAATTGGAGATTCCTATCATTTTCAATCTTTCGGTTGGTACAATGGAGATGCAGAATTGCGTAAAGCGGGAGTAGTAACAGCCATATACTGGTATACAATCCTCAGAGCGCATGATCTTAAATGTACAAATGTGAATTTAGGGGGTACCCCTCCATATCTTGAAAACGGTGTAATGCATTTCAAAACCCGTTGGGCAGCAACTTTGTGCAAAGAACCTAGCAGCCATGGCTATCGGGATTTGTTGTTAAATCCTGCGAATGCTCACTGTCATGATTTCCTCAAACGCAATTCCATAGTAGCCTACGGAGAAGATAATTGCTTTATCGTTTTAAGCAGCAAACTTCCGGAAGCGTGTGATTTGCAGGAGACGTTCCTTAAAGACGTAGAAGCCTGGTATCTTTTAAGGAATGAGAAAGGGAATGATTGGGATAGTGCTTCCCACAGACATCTGCCGGTTCAGTTAAGAGGCTGGTATGACCGCATCAGTCTGTCCTATATAAATAAAGTCCCGGAATATGAAATGATGGATTATCCGGAATAGCAAGTGAATGATTTGAATGTACCCCGTATCTGAATGATTGTTAAAACAAATGCTCCCGTAATTCTGATTGTTTCCTTTCAGAATTACACTGGAATTTCTCATCTTCCCAAAGTCCTTTCGGAAGCCGGGTTTAGTGTTTGTGCTGTCTGTCCGCGAAACGGACATTTGTCACAAACCAAGTTTTTAAAAGAGGTATACCCGCTACCTGAACATACGTTTTACTGGTTGTTCAGAAAAGTGTTTCTTAAATCCGTTAAAGAAGCAAAGCCTGTGCTGCTTATTCCGGGTGACGATGCTGCGCTTGCATTCCTACAGAACCTGATGTTTCAGCTGCCTTCGGGAGAATTTAAGGAGCTCTTGAGCCTTCTAAAACACTCCCTTGGTTTTCCTGAATATTACCGCGCGTGTACGGATAAGGCTGCTTTTGGGAAAATGTGTGAAAGCATCGTATTGAATACTCCGGAACAATACCTGTGTTTGAATACTTCCGAAGTGGTGCATACAGCTGCCCGCTTAGGGTTCCCGCTGGTCTTCAAGAAAACTTTGTCATGTGGTGGAACAGGGGTTCATATCTGCCACAACATGCAGGAACTTAGAGCGCATGCCACCGGATTCTTCGGCACAGGTATTCACAAATTAATGGATTGGCTTAAATGGGAAGTGCACAAGGCGCGGGGATGGGATATCAGGCATTTGATGCAGCCGCAGGAAGAATTAATCCTTCTTCAGAAATACATTGAAGGAAAAGTGATTTCTCACACCTTTGTGACCTGGAAAGGAGAATATCTTGCCGGGTTTACTTACGAAAACCAAAATAAAGGAGAGCGCAGCAAGGACCCAAGCCGCAATATCCGGATCGTAGATCATGTGCCTGAAAGCGAGGAGATTGCCCGGAAGCTGGCTTGCCATCTGGGATTTACCGGATTTGCATGTATTGATTTAATAAAGGATAAGAAAGGAGAGATTTTTCTGCTGGAGTGCAATGCGCGACCCACGCATACAGTGGTGTATGGCCGGGAAATTGGGCTGGACCTAGGTCGGATGCTGTTTGAAACCAGGACATTGGATCAGGTACC
Encoded here:
- a CDS encoding GNAT family N-acetyltransferase; translated protein: MRKFYNSCKTLWARVRFRFNYSVISDSEGKGNFVVLGNASGRNPYCRTYLSQRDQPRVRQVWYGGDIETAEKLSRKYGLVVISEIAAPAKLLDKVLHVPNFVSLIIRLPADLPAYLMSISSTTRYNIKQLEKKGFTYETLADPSWAGCFYKQYYKPTMLKSHGDEACILPPDVIRERFAKPRAELVKVHLNGVCVAAGINQQIGDSYHFQSFGWYNGDAELRKAGVVTAIYWYTILRAHDLKCTNVNLGGTPPYLENGVMHFKTRWAATLCKEPSSHGYRDLLLNPANAHCHDFLKRNSIVAYGEDNCFIVLSSKLPEACDLQETFLKDVEAWYLLRNEKGNDWDSASHRHLPVQLRGWYDRISLSYINKVPEYEMMDYPE
- a CDS encoding ATP-binding protein; translated protein: MIVKTNAPVILIVSFQNYTGISHLPKVLSEAGFSVCAVCPRNGHLSQTKFLKEVYPLPEHTFYWLFRKVFLKSVKEAKPVLLIPGDDAALAFLQNLMFQLPSGEFKELLSLLKHSLGFPEYYRACTDKAAFGKMCESIVLNTPEQYLCLNTSEVVHTAARLGFPLVFKKTLSCGGTGVHICHNMQELRAHATGFFGTGIHKLMDWLKWEVHKARGWDIRHLMQPQEELILLQKYIEGKVISHTFVTWKGEYLAGFTYENQNKGERSKDPSRNIRIVDHVPESEEIARKLACHLGFTGFACIDLIKDKKGEIFLLECNARPTHTVVYGREIGLDLGRMLFETRTLDQVPHDGIRNFALFPDAYRENPDNFDANTSRIPWDDPKLFCSLLQECPGQTISIKWLVSMVYYWTIDKLAAYRNRKLMFSYPVIPDFAANPGKQRSREEWMVVPEVSI